The Afipia massiliensis genome has a segment encoding these proteins:
- a CDS encoding enoyl-CoA hydratase, producing MTAFEHIIVESKGAVGIVKINRPKMLNALSFDVFSEIATAIDDLEEDDAIGCIVVTGDEKAFAAGADIKEMQPKKFIDMFSQDFMDIGGDRVTTCKKPTIAAVSGYALGGGCELAMMCDIIIASDTAKFGQPEITLGTIPGLGGTQRLTRAVGKSKAMDLCLTGRMMDAAEAERSGLVSRIFPADKLMEEVLAIADKIAAMSRPVAAMAKSAVNRALETSLAEGMNVEGDLFHATFALEDRAEGMAAFIDKRKPNFRNR from the coding sequence CGGCATTCGAACACATCATCGTTGAGAGCAAGGGCGCGGTCGGCATCGTGAAAATCAACCGACCTAAAATGCTCAATGCTCTCTCCTTCGATGTCTTCAGCGAAATCGCGACGGCCATCGACGACCTCGAAGAAGACGATGCCATCGGCTGTATCGTTGTCACCGGAGACGAAAAGGCATTCGCCGCCGGCGCCGACATCAAGGAAATGCAGCCGAAGAAATTCATCGACATGTTCAGCCAGGACTTCATGGACATCGGTGGTGACCGCGTCACGACCTGCAAGAAGCCGACTATCGCCGCAGTCAGCGGCTATGCGCTCGGCGGCGGCTGTGAACTCGCCATGATGTGCGACATCATCATCGCTTCAGACACTGCCAAGTTCGGGCAGCCGGAAATCACCCTCGGCACCATTCCGGGGCTGGGCGGTACGCAGCGCCTCACCCGCGCCGTCGGCAAATCCAAGGCGATGGACCTGTGCCTGACCGGACGCATGATGGATGCGGCGGAAGCCGAACGCTCCGGGCTGGTCAGCCGCATCTTCCCGGCCGACAAGCTGATGGAAGAGGTGCTTGCAATCGCCGACAAGATTGCTGCGATGTCGCGGCCGGTCGCGGCGATGGCGAAGAGCGCAGTCAATCGCGCGCTGGAAACATCCCTCGCGGAGGGCATGAACGTCGAAGGCGATCTGTTCCACGCGACATTCGCACTTGAGGATCGCGCCGAAGGCATGGCCGCCTTCATCGACAAGCGGAAGCCGAATTTCAGAAACCGCTAG
- a CDS encoding acetyl-CoA hydrolase/transferase C-terminal domain-containing protein, whose protein sequence is MPRIFSDPEAIADDIIREVGTRLVVGLPLGLGKANHIVNALYQRAASDRSIHLTIFTALTLEKPTPSADLERRFIEPVIDRLFGGYPDLDYARALHAKALPPNIEVIEFFFLAGKWLGNAYPQQHYISANYTHASSYLLTRGVNVIAQLVAKRVVDGQTRYSLSSNTDTTLDLMKARSEGRIAFKIVAQVNSELPFMPGQGDLASDEFHAVLDSPETDFPLFAPPSEPVSDTKYAIGLHSAGLIRDGGTLQIGIGQVGDALAQGLIVRHRDNKAYREVMSRLAPEQPLREAGPFTAGLYGVSEMFVEAFLALIDAGVLKREVDGALLHAAFFLGPKSFYRALREMKPGQIERIQMVPVSFTNQLYGGEDAKRHSRVDARFVNNAMMATLMGAAISDGLDTGQVVSGVGGQYNFVAQAFALEGARSMLTLESTRGSGKTAASNIRWSYGHTTIPRHLRDVIITEYGVADLWGKSDADVIAAMLCVADSRFQPELMRQAKDAGKLPKAYEIPVAHRENFPDRITAALKPSRDAGLLPAFPFGSDFTDVEQRLIPALQILKEATASKLSLLELAWQGFRAGPPDAETAAGLARLQLDRPQSFSDRLYRALVSAALARSRNN, encoded by the coding sequence ATGCCAAGAATTTTTTCCGACCCTGAAGCAATCGCGGACGACATCATTCGCGAGGTCGGGACCAGGCTGGTGGTTGGTCTGCCGCTGGGACTCGGCAAGGCCAACCACATCGTCAATGCTCTCTATCAGCGCGCGGCAAGCGACCGCTCGATCCATCTGACCATTTTTACTGCTCTGACGTTGGAGAAGCCGACGCCATCGGCTGATCTCGAGCGACGATTCATAGAGCCGGTGATCGATCGGTTGTTTGGTGGGTATCCCGATCTGGATTACGCCAGGGCGCTGCATGCCAAAGCACTGCCGCCGAACATCGAAGTCATCGAGTTCTTCTTCCTGGCGGGAAAATGGCTTGGCAATGCCTATCCACAGCAGCACTACATCTCAGCCAACTATACCCATGCGTCGTCGTATCTTTTGACACGTGGCGTGAATGTGATCGCTCAGCTTGTGGCCAAGCGCGTGGTCGACGGCCAGACGCGCTACAGCCTGAGCAGCAACACTGACACGACTCTCGACCTCATGAAGGCGCGCTCGGAAGGCCGCATTGCGTTCAAGATCGTGGCGCAGGTGAATTCCGAATTGCCGTTCATGCCGGGGCAGGGCGATCTGGCTTCCGACGAATTTCATGCGGTGCTCGACAGTCCGGAGACGGACTTTCCGCTGTTTGCTCCGCCGTCGGAGCCGGTCTCCGATACGAAATACGCAATCGGGCTTCATTCTGCGGGACTGATACGGGACGGTGGCACCCTGCAAATCGGCATCGGGCAGGTTGGCGATGCGCTGGCACAAGGCCTGATCGTTCGTCATCGTGACAACAAAGCCTATCGCGAAGTCATGTCGCGGCTCGCACCCGAGCAGCCGCTGCGCGAGGCGGGGCCGTTCACGGCAGGTCTTTACGGCGTCAGCGAAATGTTCGTCGAAGCGTTCCTCGCGCTAATCGACGCCGGAGTGTTGAAGCGTGAGGTCGATGGGGCGTTGCTGCACGCGGCGTTCTTCCTGGGGCCGAAATCCTTCTACCGCGCCCTGCGCGAGATGAAGCCCGGGCAGATCGAACGCATCCAGATGGTCCCGGTGTCTTTCACCAACCAGCTCTATGGTGGCGAAGACGCCAAGCGACATTCGCGCGTTGACGCGCGATTTGTCAACAATGCGATGATGGCGACCTTGATGGGCGCTGCGATCTCGGACGGTCTCGATACGGGTCAGGTGGTGAGCGGCGTCGGTGGCCAATACAATTTCGTGGCGCAGGCATTTGCGCTTGAAGGCGCACGCTCGATGTTGACCCTGGAGTCGACGCGTGGCTCCGGCAAGACAGCGGCCTCGAATATCCGCTGGTCCTATGGTCACACCACGATTCCGCGTCACTTGCGCGATGTCATCATCACCGAGTATGGCGTTGCCGATCTCTGGGGGAAATCGGATGCGGATGTCATCGCAGCAATGCTGTGCGTCGCGGATTCGCGCTTTCAACCCGAACTGATGCGGCAGGCCAAGGACGCAGGCAAGCTGCCGAAGGCCTATGAAATTCCCGTAGCCCATCGCGAGAATTTTCCGGATCGCATAACTGCGGCCTTGAAGCCATCGCGCGACGCGGGATTACTTCCGGCATTTCCGTTCGGCAGCGATTTCACCGATGTTGAGCAGCGGCTGATCCCAGCCTTGCAGATACTCAAAGAAGCGACCGCCAGCAAACTCAGTCTGCTTGAGCTTGCCTGGCAGGGCTTTCGTGCCGGTCCGCCGGACGCGGAAACAGCGGCCGGTCTCGCTCGGTTACAGCTTGACCGGCCTCAATCGTTCTCGGATCGGCTCTATAGGGCACTGGTCAGTGCCGCTCTCGCCCGGAGCCGAAATAACTAG
- a CDS encoding error-prone DNA polymerase — protein sequence MKATDYAEIGITTNFSFLRGGSQPQEYVKRASELLLPVIGIADRNTLAGVVRAYKELENPEVTCKPKLLIGSRLVFEDGTPDILVYPRDRAAYGRLCQLLTRGKLAAGKGECHLTFDDLLDFAEGQLLILTLPHRFDVPAALKILDRLKRSRADGVWFAASLLYRGDDRRRLAKLQRIASTARVPLLATNEVLYHDRARRPLQDVLTCIREKTTIMSVGKRLEANAERHLKPGYEMARLFRDYPDAVAETMRFAERITFTLGELKYQYPDEPVPPGKTAQRHLADLTEAGIRHYFPGGIDQKLRATIGKELKLIEKLGYAHYFLTVHDIVCYARSQNILCQGRGSAANSAVCYMLGITSVNPAETDVLFERFISEERLEPPDIDVDFEHSRREEVMQYVYRRYGRHRAAIVATVIHYRPRSAIRDVGKALGLTEDVTAALADTVWGSWGTDVSDMQIRQAGFDPGNPMIRRAVELATELIEFPRHLSQHVGGYVLTQDRLDTYVPIGNAAMDDRTFIEWDKDDIDTLKMMKVDVLALGMLTCIRKCFDLIADHKGKRFELADIKSENDDSDKVFDMLCRGESLGVFQVESRAQMNMLPRLKPRTFYDLVIEVAIVRPGPIQGNMVHPYLKRRKMRPEEIEYPYPKGGNKDELKQVLHKTLGVPLFQEQAMRIAMEAAEFTPEEANGLRRAMATFRNVGTMPKFERRMVDRMIARGYDPEFAVSCFDQIKGFGSYGFPESHAAAFAQLVYVSSWLKHYHPDAFCCGLLNSQPMGFYAPAQIVGDARKNGVEVREIDVSFSFGQSTLEEGSGDYCAVRLGFRQIDGFEVFDVDDRLPEKFGKSEKKPRKDYWDQRIVAARAQKPFASLEDFARETRLPKRALTLLADADAFCSLGLDRREALWTVQRLPDDVPLPLFTAAAAREQPDEAAQPLPAMPLPEQVVADYQTIRLSLKGHPMEFLRPMFSQEGMVACEAIGHARDKQRVRCAGVVLVRQRPGSAKGVVFMTLEDETGIANIVVWPKVMEKFRKEVMGARLIEVQGTIQSSPEKVVHLVAERLFDRSHDLMNLANDALGRKHPIPPGADVIEPLEDDRRAHPDNPAQKVRHPRNVRILPRSRDFH from the coding sequence ATGAAAGCCACCGACTACGCGGAAATCGGCATTACGACCAACTTCTCGTTCCTGCGCGGCGGATCGCAGCCGCAGGAATATGTGAAGCGGGCCAGCGAGCTTCTCTTGCCGGTCATTGGCATTGCTGACCGCAACACCTTGGCCGGTGTCGTCCGCGCCTACAAGGAACTCGAAAATCCCGAGGTCACATGCAAGCCGAAACTGCTGATCGGATCGCGTCTAGTGTTCGAGGATGGGACGCCGGACATCCTGGTCTATCCCCGTGACCGCGCCGCCTATGGCCGGCTATGCCAGTTGCTGACCCGCGGCAAGCTCGCGGCCGGGAAGGGCGAGTGTCACCTCACATTCGATGACCTGCTGGACTTTGCCGAAGGGCAATTGCTGATTCTGACGCTGCCGCATCGCTTTGATGTCCCGGCGGCACTAAAGATTCTCGATCGATTGAAACGCAGTCGCGCCGATGGTGTCTGGTTTGCGGCAAGTCTGCTGTATCGCGGCGACGACAGGCGGCGTCTGGCGAAGCTTCAGCGCATCGCTTCAACGGCCCGCGTTCCGCTGCTCGCGACCAACGAGGTGCTTTATCATGACCGGGCGCGCCGTCCCCTGCAGGACGTCCTGACCTGTATCCGGGAAAAGACGACGATCATGAGTGTCGGAAAACGGCTCGAAGCCAATGCCGAACGGCATCTGAAACCCGGCTATGAGATGGCGCGTTTGTTTCGCGATTATCCGGATGCGGTTGCTGAAACCATGCGCTTTGCAGAGCGCATCACCTTTACGCTCGGCGAACTCAAGTATCAGTATCCGGATGAACCTGTTCCGCCGGGCAAGACGGCGCAGCGGCATCTTGCGGATCTCACCGAGGCGGGCATCCGGCATTATTTTCCGGGCGGGATCGACCAAAAGCTGCGCGCGACAATCGGCAAGGAACTCAAGCTGATCGAGAAGCTTGGATACGCACATTACTTTCTGACAGTTCACGACATCGTTTGCTACGCGCGCTCGCAAAACATTTTGTGTCAGGGTCGAGGTTCGGCAGCGAATTCCGCCGTCTGTTATATGCTTGGCATCACTTCGGTGAATCCGGCCGAGACTGACGTGCTGTTCGAGCGCTTTATCTCCGAGGAACGGCTGGAGCCACCGGATATCGATGTCGATTTCGAGCACTCGCGGCGCGAAGAGGTGATGCAATATGTTTACAGGCGCTACGGCCGTCATCGTGCGGCGATTGTCGCCACCGTCATTCACTATCGCCCGCGCAGCGCGATCCGCGATGTCGGCAAGGCGCTTGGCCTAACGGAAGACGTCACGGCGGCGCTGGCTGATACGGTGTGGGGAAGCTGGGGCACAGATGTCAGCGATATGCAGATCAGGCAGGCAGGCTTCGATCCCGGCAATCCGATGATCCGCCGTGCTGTCGAGCTCGCCACTGAATTGATCGAATTCCCGCGGCATCTGTCTCAGCATGTCGGCGGCTATGTGCTGACGCAGGATCGGCTCGATACCTATGTGCCCATCGGCAACGCGGCCATGGACGACCGCACCTTCATTGAATGGGACAAGGACGACATCGATACGTTGAAGATGATGAAGGTCGACGTGCTGGCGCTTGGCATGCTGACCTGTATCCGGAAGTGCTTCGACCTGATCGCGGATCACAAGGGCAAGCGGTTCGAACTCGCGGACATCAAGTCGGAAAACGATGACAGCGATAAAGTGTTCGACATGCTGTGCAGGGGCGAATCTCTCGGCGTCTTCCAGGTTGAGAGTCGCGCGCAGATGAACATGCTGCCGCGTCTGAAGCCGCGCACCTTCTATGATCTTGTCATCGAGGTCGCCATCGTGCGGCCCGGCCCGATCCAGGGCAACATGGTGCATCCCTATCTGAAGCGCAGAAAGATGAGGCCGGAGGAGATCGAATATCCTTACCCAAAAGGCGGGAACAAGGACGAACTGAAGCAGGTGTTGCACAAGACTCTCGGCGTGCCGCTGTTTCAGGAACAGGCAATGCGCATTGCGATGGAGGCCGCGGAGTTCACACCCGAGGAAGCCAATGGCTTGCGACGCGCGATGGCGACATTTCGTAATGTCGGCACGATGCCGAAATTCGAAAGGCGGATGGTCGATCGCATGATCGCCCGTGGCTACGATCCTGAATTTGCGGTGAGTTGCTTCGACCAGATCAAGGGCTTCGGCAGCTACGGATTCCCGGAAAGCCACGCAGCCGCATTTGCGCAGCTTGTCTATGTGTCGTCATGGCTCAAGCATTATCACCCCGATGCCTTTTGCTGCGGGCTGCTCAACTCGCAGCCGATGGGCTTCTATGCGCCGGCGCAGATCGTCGGCGATGCGCGCAAAAATGGCGTCGAGGTGCGCGAGATCGATGTGTCGTTCAGCTTTGGACAAAGCACCCTGGAAGAGGGGTCTGGAGATTATTGCGCCGTCCGGCTCGGCTTTCGTCAGATCGACGGTTTCGAAGTGTTCGATGTCGATGACAGGCTTCCCGAGAAGTTTGGAAAATCCGAGAAAAAGCCGCGCAAGGATTACTGGGATCAGCGGATCGTTGCCGCCCGTGCGCAAAAGCCGTTCGCCTCGCTGGAAGATTTTGCGCGCGAGACGCGGCTGCCGAAACGTGCGCTGACCCTGCTGGCCGATGCCGATGCGTTCTGCTCTCTGGGTCTCGACCGGCGTGAAGCCCTGTGGACGGTGCAGCGTCTGCCGGACGATGTGCCGCTACCGCTTTTCACCGCAGCCGCGGCGCGCGAGCAGCCCGACGAAGCCGCACAGCCATTACCTGCCATGCCGCTACCTGAGCAGGTTGTGGCGGATTATCAGACCATCAGGCTGTCGTTGAAGGGGCACCCGATGGAATTCCTCCGGCCGATGTTTTCGCAGGAAGGTATGGTGGCATGTGAGGCGATTGGACATGCCCGCGACAAGCAACGCGTCCGTTGCGCTGGCGTCGTGCTGGTGCGACAGCGGCCGGGCAGTGCCAAGGGCGTCGTCTTCATGACGCTGGAGGATGAGACCGGAATCGCCAATATCGTGGTGTGGCCCAAGGTGATGGAAAAATTCCGCAAGGAAGTGATGGGCGCGCGGCTGATCGAGGTGCAGGGGACCATTCAGAGCAGTCCGGAGAAGGTGGTCCATCTGGTGGCCGAGCGTTTGTTCGATCGGTCTCATGATCTGATGAACCTCGCCAACGACGCGCTCGGCCGAAAACACCCGATCCCGCCCGGCGCGGATGTGATCGAACCGCTGGAGGATGATCGCCGTGCGCATCCTGACAACCCAGCACAGAAGGTGCGCCATCCGCGCAATGTACGCATTCTGCCGCGCTCGCGGGATTTCCATTAA
- a CDS encoding Y-family DNA polymerase, whose protein sequence is MRASSVNRRRILSLWLPRLPTDRLKRQLSGQDAAPDDTCPCVVVAKLNNALQISALNDAAADIGLEKGLPLANARAVCPEVQVFDADEAADRSLLEAVADWCDRFTPLVALDPPYGLFLDISGCAHLFGGEAAMLRTVCALLARQGFIINAAIASTPVCARVMTQATRSCIVPDGEEARAVAPLPVFALGADDGITRGLRRAGLKTIGDVASRAPHEISARFGAAFTSLLQQALGQGDAPISPRKPPPDFMVEKRFAEPVATDNVIAAILSGLAQMLVAAMDKQGKGARRLEASFFRTDGAVRTIAVETGQPVTKVNVVDRLFRERLEALADPLDPGFGFDLIRLSAGRVEIVVQEQRDFDTRAQDNDEVAALVDRLAARIGGKRVVVHLPLDTHIPERAVIAAPAQQNLAVASVAEWPVRAEAEPPLRPLRLFERPEEIEVMAAAVPDGHPPRFKWRRATHAVVRAEGPERIAMEWWRHKGEALTRDYFRVEDAEGMRFWIYRDGLYTEPVSEKDEPVPPKWFVHGLFA, encoded by the coding sequence ATGAGGGCCTCTTCCGTGAACCGGCGACGTATTCTCAGCCTTTGGCTGCCGCGCCTGCCGACCGACCGATTGAAGCGCCAGCTTTCGGGGCAAGACGCCGCGCCGGATGACACGTGTCCCTGCGTCGTTGTCGCGAAGCTGAACAACGCGCTGCAGATTTCGGCGCTGAACGATGCCGCTGCGGACATTGGTCTCGAGAAAGGTCTGCCGCTGGCCAATGCGCGCGCGGTCTGTCCCGAGGTGCAGGTGTTCGACGCCGACGAGGCGGCGGACAGGAGCCTGCTGGAAGCTGTCGCCGACTGGTGCGACCGCTTCACGCCGCTGGTGGCGCTCGATCCGCCTTATGGTCTGTTTCTCGACATCAGCGGCTGCGCGCATCTGTTCGGCGGCGAGGCCGCGATGCTGCGAACGGTCTGCGCGTTGCTGGCGCGGCAGGGTTTCATCATCAACGCGGCGATTGCGAGTACGCCGGTTTGCGCGCGGGTCATGACGCAGGCCACGCGAAGTTGCATCGTCCCCGATGGCGAGGAAGCGCGCGCCGTCGCGCCGCTGCCGGTGTTCGCGCTCGGCGCCGATGATGGGATCACGCGCGGGCTGCGCCGTGCCGGCTTGAAGACCATTGGCGATGTCGCGTCGCGTGCGCCGCATGAAATTTCCGCGCGGTTCGGGGCTGCGTTCACCAGCCTGTTGCAGCAGGCGCTGGGGCAGGGCGATGCGCCGATTTCGCCGCGTAAGCCGCCACCGGATTTTATGGTGGAGAAGCGTTTCGCCGAACCGGTCGCGACCGACAACGTGATCGCGGCGATCTTGTCGGGTCTTGCGCAGATGCTGGTCGCCGCGATGGACAAGCAGGGCAAGGGCGCGCGCCGTCTGGAGGCGAGTTTTTTCCGCACCGACGGCGCGGTGCGCACCATCGCGGTGGAGACGGGACAGCCCGTCACCAAGGTCAATGTGGTCGACCGTCTGTTTCGCGAACGGCTGGAGGCGCTGGCCGATCCGCTCGACCCCGGTTTCGGCTTCGATCTTATTCGTCTGTCAGCCGGCCGCGTCGAGATCGTGGTCCAGGAGCAGCGTGACTTCGACACGCGTGCGCAGGACAACGATGAAGTCGCCGCATTGGTCGATCGTCTTGCCGCGCGCATCGGCGGCAAGCGTGTCGTGGTGCATCTGCCACTGGACACGCACATTCCGGAACGCGCTGTCATCGCGGCACCCGCGCAGCAAAATCTTGCTGTGGCTTCCGTTGCGGAATGGCCTGTTCGTGCCGAGGCCGAGCCGCCGCTGCGCCCGCTGCGTCTGTTCGAGCGACCCGAGGAAATCGAAGTCATGGCGGCCGCCGTTCCTGACGGACATCCGCCGCGATTCAAGTGGCGTCGTGCGACCCATGCGGTGGTACGGGCGGAAGGCCCGGAACGGATCGCCATGGAATGGTGGAGGCACAAGGGAGAAGCCCTAACGCGGGATTATTTCCGCGTCGAGGATGCGGAAGGCATGCGCTTCTGGATCTATCGCGACGGTCTCTACACCGAACCTGTGTCTGAGAAAGATGAGCCCGTTCCTCCCAAATGGTTTGTGCACGGGTTGTTCGCATGA
- a CDS encoding ImuA family protein, producing MTGARINTLASLRGTIGRLEGDAGGLSRVALGHAEADALLQGGLVRGALHEVFAESGRHGAAATGFIAGLAHRLAGRRPLVWVRQDFAERESGALSMSGLNELGLDPRLLVTVRATDAETALRAAADALACDALGAVVLDVWGEVRQLDLVASRRLTLAARASNVACLVLRTAAVPSASTAETRWAVRSAPSLSAMEAWGAPLLDTQLVRNRHGQTGRWIMEWKCDEGLFREPATYSQPLAAAPADRPIEAPAFGARRRAG from the coding sequence ATGACCGGCGCGCGCATAAACACGCTTGCGTCCCTGCGAGGGACCATCGGCCGCCTGGAAGGCGACGCCGGTGGGCTTTCGCGCGTGGCGCTGGGCCACGCCGAAGCGGACGCCCTGTTGCAGGGCGGGCTGGTGCGCGGCGCGCTGCATGAGGTGTTCGCCGAGAGCGGCCGCCACGGCGCAGCAGCGACGGGGTTCATCGCGGGTCTTGCCCATCGCCTCGCAGGGCGGAGGCCGCTGGTGTGGGTCCGGCAGGATTTTGCGGAACGGGAATCCGGCGCGCTGTCGATGAGCGGCCTGAATGAACTCGGTCTCGATCCACGCCTGCTGGTGACGGTGCGGGCGACAGATGCCGAGACCGCGCTGCGCGCCGCAGCCGATGCGCTCGCCTGCGATGCACTGGGTGCGGTGGTGCTGGATGTCTGGGGCGAGGTGCGCCAGCTCGATCTGGTGGCGAGCCGCAGGCTGACGCTTGCCGCGCGCGCCTCGAATGTCGCGTGTCTGGTACTGCGCACGGCGGCGGTGCCATCCGCCAGCACAGCGGAGACGCGCTGGGCGGTGCGGTCAGCACCATCACTGTCCGCGATGGAAGCATGGGGCGCGCCACTGCTCGACACGCAGCTTGTTCGCAACCGTCACGGCCAGACCGGACGATGGATCATGGAGTGGAAATGTGATGAGGGCCTCTTCCGTGAACCGGCGACGTATTCTCAGCCTTTGGCTGCCGCGCCTGCCGACCGACCGATTGAAGCGCCAGCTTTCGGGGCAAGACGCCGCGCCGGATGA
- a CDS encoding ferritin-like domain-containing protein: MSAAKDKDLNDLFLDTLKDMYFAEKHILKALPKMAKAAHSSQLRAAFEKHEGETEDHVERLEKIFDLMDKPARGKTCEAIQGILDEGKEIMDEYKGTEALDAGLLAAAQAVEHYEIARYGTLKAWATKLGMAEAARLLDETLKQEHKTDEALTSLALAAVNSEAMAA, translated from the coding sequence ATGTCCGCAGCAAAAGACAAAGACCTCAACGACCTGTTCCTTGATACCCTCAAGGACATGTATTTCGCAGAAAAGCACATCCTCAAGGCGCTGCCGAAAATGGCCAAGGCCGCGCATTCCAGTCAACTGCGCGCTGCGTTCGAGAAGCATGAAGGCGAGACAGAAGACCATGTGGAGCGGTTGGAGAAAATTTTCGATCTAATGGACAAGCCGGCCCGAGGAAAAACCTGCGAGGCCATCCAAGGCATTTTGGATGAAGGCAAGGAAATCATGGACGAGTACAAGGGCACCGAAGCTCTGGACGCTGGCTTGCTGGCGGCGGCGCAGGCGGTCGAGCATTACGAAATCGCGCGCTATGGAACCCTGAAGGCATGGGCGACCAAGCTCGGCATGGCCGAAGCGGCGAGGCTGCTGGATGAAACCCTTAAGCAGGAACACAAGACGGACGAGGCGCTGACCAGTCTGGCCCTTGCCGCAGTGAATTCCGAAGCGATGGCGGCCTGA
- a CDS encoding M20 aminoacylase family protein, with the protein MPILNRIADLQPEIMGWRRELHAHPELMYDVHRTAAFVADRLREFGCDEVATGLGRTGVVGVIRGRKPVNGGDLKAIGLRADMDALPIEEETGVAYSSTVPGKMHACGHDGHTAMLLGAARYLAETRNFAGDAVMIFQPAEEGGAGAEAMIKDGLMDRFKIEQVYGMHNSPGMPIGTFATRVGPAMAATDHINIHIEGLGGHAARPHKSIDSVLVGAQLITALQSIVSRSVDPLDAAVISICEFHAGNARNVIPQTAELFGTARTLTPEVRDLIEQRVREVVNGVAQLSGAKITLDYERSYPVLVNHPAETGIAARVAADIAGEGNVSSEIPPVMGAEDFAYMLEARPGAFIFIGNGDSAGLHHPAYNFNDDAIIYGSSYWIKLVETQLAG; encoded by the coding sequence GTGCCTATCCTCAACCGCATCGCCGATCTGCAACCCGAAATCATGGGCTGGCGCCGCGAGCTGCACGCGCATCCGGAGTTGATGTACGATGTGCACCGCACTGCGGCATTCGTTGCCGACCGCCTGCGGGAGTTCGGTTGCGATGAAGTTGCGACGGGTCTCGGACGCACCGGTGTGGTTGGCGTCATCAGGGGGCGAAAGCCCGTCAATGGCGGCGACCTGAAAGCCATTGGTCTGCGCGCCGATATGGACGCGCTGCCGATCGAGGAAGAAACCGGCGTCGCCTATAGCTCGACCGTGCCCGGCAAGATGCACGCCTGCGGCCACGACGGTCATACCGCGATGCTGCTGGGGGCGGCACGCTATCTCGCCGAGACACGGAATTTCGCGGGTGATGCCGTGATGATCTTCCAGCCTGCCGAGGAGGGCGGTGCGGGGGCCGAAGCCATGATCAAGGACGGCCTGATGGATCGCTTCAAGATCGAACAGGTCTACGGGATGCACAACTCACCGGGCATGCCGATCGGCACGTTTGCGACGCGTGTCGGACCTGCGATGGCGGCGACCGATCACATCAACATTCATATCGAAGGTCTGGGCGGACATGCCGCGCGTCCGCACAAGAGCATCGACTCGGTGCTGGTCGGCGCGCAATTGATTACCGCTTTGCAGTCGATCGTCTCGCGCAGCGTCGATCCGCTCGACGCGGCGGTGATTTCGATCTGCGAGTTCCATGCCGGGAACGCCCGCAACGTGATCCCACAAACGGCAGAACTGTTTGGCACTGCACGGACGCTGACGCCCGAGGTGCGGGACCTGATCGAGCAGCGGGTGCGTGAGGTCGTAAACGGTGTTGCGCAGCTTTCGGGTGCGAAGATCACGCTCGATTACGAGCGCAGCTATCCGGTGCTGGTCAATCATCCTGCCGAAACTGGCATCGCCGCACGGGTCGCGGCGGATATTGCAGGTGAGGGCAATGTCAGCTCCGAGATTCCGCCCGTAATGGGCGCGGAAGATTTCGCCTACATGTTGGAAGCACGGCCCGGCGCCTTCATTTTTATCGGCAATGGCGACAGCGCCGGGCTTCATCACCCGGCCTATAACTTCAATGATGACGCCATCATTTATGGCTCGTCCTACTGGATCAAGCTGGTCGAGACCCAGCTCGCAGGCTGA